In Pollutimonas sp. M17, a single genomic region encodes these proteins:
- a CDS encoding UvrD-helicase domain-containing protein, with translation MSKYIFITEAALDACLTNSAFNQDFLPKIGEEIRSEVLSQDIVGYFAANEPDNPYFALIKRECLDELKKVTDLADDVYRRIVRVVIGLKSPPIHLPRQWSEYHHRNLLAFFALPKGASTRRWVADLNGALKGVRFDVLAATNAEVDLIKHGPEPWPDSIHVAITSLASHKFEPNRALVASALAPEVDLKAIGSASVASNRTYEEWEAHLTASQKNVLKHPIDSSVRIVGPAGSGKTLALCMRAIQISRSPDVRAKGKRILIATHSWAMAERIDGVLSMLNGGYPASGITAFPLLSLLELHAGHIGQQRTDVIGDDSSDGRSKSLDIIKHILESFDKKNRDGTSDWISSGLQAVSESRLRLELVINLYDEIAGVLTASGVSPDDPDSIRQYINSEREDWMPPFSTVVDRGFVVAVYREFIQNLIDRSSITTDQFVLDSIRVLETFTWRMRKETEGYDYIMVDELQLFDPQERSALELLGRSKKGVPFITAEDPSQGVFAALNARPGMYQNELVYLDTVHRFNKEIFDLISYIYQKFPLNTLPLKIDSSKDTQRESPCLYTTENDSAAVSLVAQLAETINNSTTPSDRICIATLGDVDAELCKVLTTQRLMVTRLTSFDDVEQLSYSKRSIIIAPWQFIGGTQFSHVIVVAAAITPPQSQFGKLRELISVYLSCSRAAESLSIVSSGYTPAVISEAKDQGLITHKSSSN, from the coding sequence ATGTCTAAATATATATTCATCACCGAGGCAGCCCTTGATGCCTGTCTGACAAACAGCGCATTCAATCAAGATTTTCTCCCAAAAATAGGAGAGGAAATTCGCTCCGAGGTCCTTTCCCAGGACATAGTTGGATATTTTGCAGCCAACGAGCCCGACAATCCTTATTTTGCACTCATTAAAAGAGAATGCCTTGATGAACTCAAAAAGGTGACCGACCTAGCGGATGATGTTTACAGAAGAATTGTTCGAGTTGTCATAGGTCTAAAATCGCCCCCAATTCATTTGCCTCGGCAATGGTCTGAGTATCATCATCGAAACCTTCTGGCATTCTTTGCTTTACCTAAGGGAGCGTCAACTAGACGATGGGTCGCTGACTTGAATGGCGCCTTGAAAGGGGTGCGCTTTGATGTCTTAGCGGCAACAAATGCCGAAGTTGACCTAATCAAGCATGGTCCGGAACCATGGCCAGACTCCATTCATGTTGCCATCACGTCTCTTGCGTCTCATAAGTTCGAGCCTAACCGTGCTCTTGTAGCATCAGCGCTCGCTCCGGAAGTCGATCTAAAGGCAATTGGGAGCGCTTCAGTTGCGAGCAATCGGACGTATGAGGAATGGGAAGCACATCTAACGGCATCTCAGAAAAATGTCTTGAAACACCCAATTGACTCATCTGTTCGCATAGTCGGTCCAGCAGGATCAGGAAAGACTCTTGCCCTATGCATGAGGGCCATCCAAATATCTAGAAGCCCTGATGTCCGTGCAAAAGGGAAAAGAATACTCATTGCTACTCATAGTTGGGCAATGGCAGAGAGGATTGATGGTGTGCTAAGCATGCTGAATGGAGGATATCCCGCAAGCGGAATTACTGCATTTCCGCTTTTATCTCTGCTGGAATTGCACGCAGGACATATCGGCCAACAACGCACAGATGTCATTGGTGATGACTCGAGCGATGGAAGATCAAAATCACTTGACATCATAAAACACATTCTCGAATCTTTTGATAAGAAAAACAGGGATGGAACTTCAGATTGGATTTCAAGTGGATTGCAAGCGGTGAGCGAAAGCCGCCTTCGCTTGGAATTGGTTATAAATTTATATGACGAAATAGCTGGTGTCTTAACCGCCTCGGGTGTCTCTCCCGATGATCCAGATTCAATCAGGCAATATATAAACAGCGAACGGGAAGACTGGATGCCTCCGTTTTCCACGGTGGTGGATAGGGGATTTGTTGTTGCGGTTTATCGTGAATTTATTCAGAATCTTATTGATCGCTCGTCAATTACGACCGATCAATTTGTTTTAGATTCAATTCGGGTACTGGAGACTTTTACGTGGCGAATGAGAAAGGAAACTGAAGGTTACGACTACATCATGGTTGATGAGTTGCAACTATTCGACCCTCAAGAGCGTTCAGCTTTAGAATTGTTAGGGAGATCTAAGAAGGGAGTTCCTTTTATAACTGCCGAAGATCCGTCCCAAGGCGTTTTTGCTGCTCTGAACGCCCGTCCAGGGATGTATCAAAACGAACTTGTCTATCTAGATACCGTTCATCGCTTTAACAAGGAAATCTTTGATCTAATCAGCTATATATATCAAAAATTCCCGCTTAACACACTCCCTCTTAAAATTGATTCATCAAAGGATACACAGAGAGAATCCCCCTGCTTATATACGACAGAGAATGATAGCGCGGCCGTTTCGCTGGTTGCACAACTCGCGGAAACAATAAATAATTCCACAACGCCATCTGACCGTATTTGTATTGCGACGTTGGGCGATGTCGATGCTGAACTATGCAAGGTTTTGACCACACAAAGACTGATGGTTACTCGTCTCACGAGTTTTGATGACGTCGAGCAACTTTCCTATAGCAAGCGATCCATAATTATTGCTCCGTGGCAGTTCATCGGCGGCACCCAATTTAGCCATGTAATTGTGGTGGCGGCAGCAATAACTCCCCCACAATCCCAGTTTGGAAAGCTCAGAGAGCTTATATCAGTTTATCTTTCGTGCAGCCGAGCTGCTGAATCGCTCAGTATCGTAAGCAGTGGCTATACTCCGGCGGTTATTTCAGAGGCTAAGGATCAAGGCCTGATCACTCATAAATCAAGCTCTAATTGA
- a CDS encoding pyruvate, water dikinase regulatory protein — protein MPSDLIERTVFVVSDSTGITAETFSNSVLSQFEQVKFQAIRIPFLDSLEKAKAAALRINQCAQEQNEPPLVFSTLVNPDIAQKIRDANCTFLDLFGTFVQHIETALGLKSSHSVGRSHMGGLSKQYNNRIEAINFSLAHDDGQFVHGLEQADVILVGVSRCGKTPTSLYLAMQYAVKAANFPLIPEDFDRGSLPATLAPYRKKLFGLSIQPGRLAEVRNERRPNSQYASIKQCRHEVAEAERLMRMENIPWLSTTTRSIEEISTKVLDAVGLDRRTY, from the coding sequence ATGCCTTCCGACCTCATCGAACGCACCGTTTTCGTCGTCTCCGACAGCACCGGCATCACCGCCGAAACCTTCAGCAATTCAGTCCTGTCCCAGTTCGAGCAGGTTAAGTTCCAGGCCATACGGATTCCGTTTCTGGACAGCCTGGAGAAGGCCAAGGCGGCCGCGCTGCGCATCAATCAATGCGCGCAGGAACAGAACGAGCCGCCGCTGGTGTTCAGCACGCTGGTCAATCCGGATATCGCGCAAAAGATACGGGATGCGAATTGCACCTTCCTGGACCTGTTCGGCACCTTCGTGCAGCATATCGAGACGGCGCTGGGCCTGAAGTCCAGCCATTCGGTGGGCCGCTCGCACATGGGCGGTCTGTCCAAGCAATACAACAATCGAATCGAAGCCATCAACTTCAGCCTGGCCCACGATGACGGGCAGTTCGTGCACGGGCTGGAGCAGGCGGACGTGATCCTGGTGGGCGTATCCCGCTGCGGGAAGACGCCGACCAGCCTGTACCTGGCGATGCAATATGCGGTGAAGGCGGCGAATTTCCCCTTGATTCCGGAAGACTTCGATCGCGGTTCGCTGCCGGCGACGCTGGCGCCGTACCGGAAGAAGCTGTTCGGGCTGTCGATACAGCCGGGGCGCCTGGCGGAGGTGCGCAACGAGCGCCGGCCGAATAGCCAGTATGCGTCGATCAAGCAGTGCCGGCACGAGGTGGCCGAGGCGGAGCGCCTGATGCGGATGGAGAATATTCCGTGGCTGTCGACCACGACCAGGTCGATCGAGGAGATTTCGACGAAGGTGCTGGATGCGGTGGGGTTGGATCGGCGGACGTATTGA
- the ppsA gene encoding phosphoenolpyruvate synthase, with product MSYVVSFEQLRMTDVDSVGGKNASLGEMISQLAEAGVRVPGGFATTADAFRDFLKSTQLDKRIADRLETLDSEDVRELANAGAEIRQWIIDTPFPAEFEQAIRDAFAQLDADGKGSFAVRSSATAEDLPDASFAGQQETFLNVVGIDDVLEKIRHVFASLYNDRAISYRVHKGYAHADVALSAGIQRMVRSDRGSAGVMFTLDTESGFNDVVFITSSYGLGETVVQGAVNPDEFYVFKPTLASGHYPIISRRIGSKLIKMEFDPERVSGHAVRTVDVPVSERNRYSLTDEEVIELARYAVIIEKHYQRPMDIEWGRDGLDGKIYILQARPETVKSQHEHNDVQERYRLKATGEVLITGRAIGQKIGSGKVRVVADISEMDQVKAGDILVTDMTDPNWEPVMKLASAIVTNRGGRTCHAAIIARELGIPAVVGCANATDILGNGREVTVSCAEGDEGRIYDGLIETEIEEVRWGEMPEIGLKVMMNVGNPQLAFDFSQIPNHGVGLARLEFIINNNINVHPKAVLDYPNVDSELKQAVESAARGYASPRAFFVEKLAEGVGTLAAAFYPKPVIVRLSDFKSNEYRKLVGGSRYEPEEENPMLGFRGASRYISDEFEECFRMECEALKKVRDEMGLTNVEIMVPFVRTTTQAKKVVDLLARHGLARGENGLRLIMMCEVPSNAILADEFLEYFDGFSIGSNDMTQLTLGLDRDSGMELLAADFDERDEAVQFMLRRAIQACLKAGKYVGICGQGPSDHPDLANWLRDEGILSMSLNPDTVVDTWQRLAK from the coding sequence ATGTCTTATGTAGTGTCTTTCGAGCAGCTCCGCATGACGGACGTCGACTCGGTAGGGGGTAAGAACGCATCTTTAGGTGAAATGATCAGTCAGTTGGCGGAAGCCGGGGTCCGGGTTCCGGGCGGTTTCGCGACCACGGCCGACGCATTTCGCGATTTCCTGAAATCCACGCAGCTCGACAAGCGCATTGCCGACCGCCTGGAGACCCTGGACTCGGAAGACGTGCGCGAACTGGCCAACGCCGGCGCCGAAATCCGTCAATGGATCATCGACACGCCGTTCCCGGCTGAATTCGAGCAAGCCATACGCGACGCCTTTGCCCAGCTCGACGCCGACGGTAAGGGCTCTTTTGCCGTGCGCTCGTCGGCCACCGCGGAAGACCTCCCCGACGCTTCCTTTGCCGGCCAGCAGGAAACCTTCCTGAACGTGGTCGGCATCGATGACGTCCTGGAAAAGATCCGCCATGTGTTCGCCTCGCTGTACAACGACCGCGCCATTTCCTATCGCGTCCATAAAGGCTATGCACATGCTGATGTCGCCTTGTCCGCCGGCATTCAGCGCATGGTGCGCTCCGACCGCGGCAGCGCCGGCGTCATGTTCACGCTGGACACCGAATCCGGCTTCAACGACGTCGTGTTCATCACCTCGTCTTACGGCCTGGGCGAAACCGTGGTGCAGGGCGCGGTCAATCCCGATGAGTTCTACGTATTCAAGCCCACGCTGGCCTCGGGCCACTATCCCATCATCAGCCGCCGCATCGGCTCCAAGCTCATCAAGATGGAATTCGATCCCGAGCGCGTCTCGGGCCATGCCGTGCGCACCGTGGATGTTCCGGTGTCCGAGCGCAACCGCTACTCGTTGACCGACGAAGAGGTCATCGAGCTGGCCCGCTACGCCGTCATCATCGAGAAGCATTATCAGCGCCCGATGGACATCGAATGGGGCCGCGACGGCCTGGACGGCAAGATCTACATCCTTCAGGCCCGCCCTGAAACGGTCAAGTCCCAGCACGAGCACAACGACGTGCAGGAACGCTATCGCCTGAAGGCGACGGGCGAGGTCCTGATCACCGGCCGCGCCATCGGCCAGAAGATCGGTTCGGGCAAGGTTCGCGTGGTGGCCGACATCTCTGAAATGGATCAGGTCAAGGCGGGCGACATCCTGGTCACCGACATGACCGATCCCAACTGGGAGCCGGTCATGAAGCTGGCTTCGGCCATCGTCACCAACCGGGGCGGGCGCACCTGCCACGCCGCCATCATCGCGCGCGAGCTGGGCATACCCGCCGTCGTCGGCTGCGCCAACGCCACCGACATCCTGGGCAATGGCCGGGAGGTCACCGTGTCCTGCGCCGAAGGCGACGAGGGGCGCATCTACGACGGCCTGATCGAAACCGAGATCGAGGAAGTCCGCTGGGGCGAAATGCCCGAGATCGGGCTGAAGGTCATGATGAACGTGGGCAATCCTCAACTGGCCTTCGACTTTTCGCAGATTCCCAATCATGGCGTCGGCCTCGCACGCCTCGAGTTCATCATCAACAACAACATCAACGTGCATCCCAAAGCCGTGCTCGACTATCCCAACGTCGACAGCGAGCTGAAGCAGGCCGTCGAATCCGCCGCCCGCGGCTATGCCAGCCCGCGTGCGTTCTTCGTCGAGAAGCTGGCCGAAGGCGTGGGCACGCTGGCGGCGGCCTTCTACCCCAAGCCCGTCATCGTGCGCCTGTCGGACTTCAAGTCCAACGAGTACCGCAAGCTGGTGGGCGGTTCGCGCTACGAGCCCGAAGAGGAAAACCCCATGCTGGGCTTCCGCGGCGCGTCGCGCTACATCTCCGACGAATTCGAGGAGTGCTTCCGCATGGAATGCGAGGCGCTGAAGAAAGTCCGCGATGAAATGGGGCTGACCAACGTCGAGATCATGGTGCCCTTCGTGCGCACCACGACGCAGGCCAAGAAGGTGGTCGACCTGCTCGCCCGGCATGGCCTGGCTCGCGGCGAGAACGGCCTGCGCCTGATCATGATGTGCGAAGTGCCTTCCAACGCCATCCTGGCCGATGAGTTCCTGGAGTATTTCGACGGCTTCTCCATCGGCTCGAATGATATGACCCAGCTGACGCTGGGCCTGGACCGCGATTCGGGCATGGAGCTGCTGGCCGCCGATTTCGATGAGCGCGACGAAGCCGTGCAATTCATGCTCCGCCGCGCCATACAGGCATGCCTGAAGGCCGGAAAGTATGTGGGCATCTGCGGCCAGGGCCCCAGCGACCACCCCGACCTGGCCAACTGGCTGCGCGACGAGGGCATCCTGTCCATGTCGCTCAACCCGGACACGGTCGTGGACACCTGGCAGCGCCTGGCCAAGTAG
- a CDS encoding NAD(P)/FAD-dependent oxidoreductase → MTDLAHRVVIVGGGAGGLELAAKLGRKFGPDHVWLVDKADGHIWKPSLHEVAAGTLDIHREGLSYFMLAKDCGFTFIFGELESLDRQGKLLLLKPVRSPGTGEEIFPARSIRYDTLVLAVGSKSNFFGTPGAAEFAIALDSTDEAERFRQRLLHQLVTADQRKSAEPGYMLDIAIVGGGATGVELAAELLEACADAAFYGLNKLEPGTDIRITLLEGSGRILSALPEKMSAAAQQLLLDRGVVVKTSVRVSEVRRDELIDSEGRRYPVDLCVWAAGIEAPAFLKNLGLEVNRINQVVVDAGLRTSDPDIYALGDCAQAPWHGHEGRQALPARAQVAHQQAGFLLSAMEQRIKGGADSGQRVFRFRDYGSLVSVGHSRGVGSLMGVLSGKSWFVEGLLARLMYMSLHLMHHLAVLGPLRTGSLALGRLLAKRGAPRVKLH, encoded by the coding sequence ATGACGGATCTCGCACACAGGGTGGTCATCGTTGGGGGCGGCGCCGGCGGCCTGGAACTGGCCGCCAAGCTGGGACGCAAATTCGGCCCCGACCATGTCTGGCTGGTGGACAAGGCTGACGGCCATATCTGGAAGCCTTCGCTGCACGAGGTGGCGGCCGGCACCCTGGACATTCACCGCGAAGGGCTCTCGTACTTCATGCTGGCCAAGGATTGCGGGTTCACCTTCATCTTCGGCGAGCTCGAGTCGCTGGACCGCCAGGGAAAGCTGCTGTTGCTCAAGCCCGTGCGTTCCCCCGGCACGGGGGAAGAGATCTTTCCCGCCCGATCCATCCGCTACGATACATTGGTTCTGGCGGTGGGCAGCAAATCGAATTTCTTCGGGACGCCCGGCGCGGCGGAATTCGCCATCGCCCTGGACTCCACCGACGAAGCCGAGCGCTTCAGGCAGCGCTTGCTCCACCAACTGGTGACGGCCGATCAACGGAAATCGGCGGAGCCCGGGTATATGCTGGACATTGCCATTGTCGGCGGCGGGGCGACCGGAGTGGAACTGGCCGCCGAACTGCTGGAGGCCTGCGCCGACGCGGCATTCTATGGGCTGAACAAGCTGGAGCCGGGCACCGACATCCGCATTACCCTGTTGGAGGGCAGCGGCCGGATACTGTCCGCCTTGCCGGAGAAAATGTCGGCGGCGGCGCAGCAGCTGCTGCTCGATCGGGGCGTGGTGGTGAAGACATCCGTACGTGTCTCCGAGGTCAGGCGAGACGAGCTGATCGACAGCGAGGGCAGGCGGTACCCGGTCGATCTGTGCGTATGGGCGGCGGGCATCGAGGCGCCGGCCTTCCTGAAGAACCTGGGCCTGGAGGTCAATCGCATCAACCAGGTGGTGGTGGATGCCGGCCTGCGCACCAGCGATCCCGATATCTATGCCCTGGGCGATTGCGCCCAGGCGCCCTGGCATGGACACGAAGGGCGGCAGGCTTTGCCGGCCCGCGCGCAGGTGGCGCACCAGCAGGCCGGCTTTCTGCTTTCGGCCATGGAGCAGCGCATCAAAGGCGGCGCCGATAGCGGACAGCGCGTATTCCGTTTCCGTGATTACGGTTCGCTGGTGTCGGTGGGGCATAGCCGCGGCGTAGGCAGTCTGATGGGCGTGCTGTCGGGCAAGAGCTGGTTTGTGGAAGGCCTGCTGGCCCGCTTGATGTACATGAGCCTGCACCTCATGCATCACCTGGCTGTGCTGGGCCCTTTGCGCACCGGATCGCTGGCGCTGGGCCGCCTGCTGGCCAAGCGCGGGGCGCCGCGCGTCAAGCTGCATTGA
- a CDS encoding methylated-DNA--[protein]-cysteine S-methyltransferase encodes MTFHAQLASPLGRILLCSDGAALTGLYFVGQKDCPPMQGLPEPASRKADPTAGLMDGAPIKDIRVRRRQAELDLFAADDVDNAGDTPEGPAQGGCGAEEGEGRHIGPLSLMQDATPPETAALFKQTHAELDEYFRGERRTFSVPLRLEGTDFQKKVWNALLDIPYGEYVSYGDVARAAGLTAGHGRPVGTAVGRNPITLIVPCHRVLSSAGTLNGYTGGLERKFALLELEGLDLG; translated from the coding sequence ATGACTTTTCATGCTCAATTGGCCTCGCCCTTGGGGCGGATTCTGCTTTGTTCGGACGGCGCGGCGCTGACCGGACTGTATTTCGTCGGGCAGAAAGATTGCCCCCCCATGCAGGGCTTGCCCGAACCCGCGTCCAGGAAGGCCGATCCCACCGCCGGCCTGATGGACGGCGCGCCCATCAAGGACATACGGGTGCGTCGGCGCCAGGCCGAGCTGGATCTGTTCGCTGCGGACGATGTGGACAATGCGGGCGACACGCCCGAAGGGCCGGCGCAGGGCGGATGCGGCGCGGAAGAAGGCGAGGGCAGGCACATTGGGCCGTTGTCCCTAATGCAGGACGCGACGCCGCCGGAAACGGCAGCGCTTTTCAAGCAGACCCATGCCGAGCTCGACGAATATTTCCGTGGTGAGCGCCGGACGTTTTCAGTACCCTTGCGCCTGGAGGGCACCGACTTCCAGAAGAAAGTCTGGAACGCCTTGCTGGACATCCCTTATGGCGAATATGTGTCCTATGGCGACGTCGCGCGGGCGGCCGGGCTCACAGCGGGGCATGGCCGTCCGGTGGGGACGGCGGTGGGGCGCAATCCCATCACGCTCATCGTTCCCTGCCATCGCGTCCTGTCCAGCGCGGGCACGCTCAACGGCTACACAGGCGGGCTTGAACGCAAGTTCGCGCTGCTGGAACTGGAAGGCCTGGACCTGGGCTAG
- the smpB gene encoding SsrA-binding protein SmpB, with protein MSIVDNRKATHDYFIEDRYEAGLVLEGWEVKAIRAGHVQLKESYVIVRDGEIWIIGMHISPLPTASTHIHPNATRTRKLLLKAEEISKLIGKVEQRGYTLVPLNLHYKNGRVKLDFGLGRGKKLHDKRDTARDKDWQREKERVMKHDTRNRKHD; from the coding sequence ATGAGCATTGTCGATAACCGCAAAGCAACGCACGATTACTTCATCGAAGACCGCTATGAAGCGGGCCTCGTGCTCGAAGGCTGGGAAGTAAAAGCCATACGGGCCGGGCACGTGCAGTTGAAGGAAAGCTACGTTATCGTACGCGATGGCGAAATATGGATCATCGGGATGCACATCAGCCCGCTGCCCACCGCATCCACCCACATTCATCCCAATGCCACACGCACACGCAAGCTGCTGCTCAAGGCCGAAGAGATCAGCAAGCTGATCGGCAAGGTCGAACAGCGCGGCTATACCCTGGTGCCGCTGAACCTGCATTACAAAAACGGCCGCGTGAAGCTGGATTTCGGCCTGGGCCGGGGCAAGAAGCTGCACGACAAGCGCGATACCGCGCGCGACAAGGACTGGCAGCGCGAAAAAGAGCGCGTCATGAAGCACGACACGCGCAACCGCAAGCACGACTGA
- a CDS encoding type II toxin-antitoxin system RatA family toxin produces the protein MHKVQRSVLVPHSRAQMFDLVADVASYPEFMPWCGGTVVHRHDEHGMEASITISIAGIKQTFTTRNEHDYPDRITFHLVDGPFSALTGKWEFQELAADACKVVYTMEYAFSSRALEAVVGPIFNRIATSFIDSFTQRAQAKYGD, from the coding sequence ATGCATAAAGTACAACGTTCTGTCCTGGTCCCGCACAGCCGCGCTCAAATGTTCGATCTGGTCGCCGACGTGGCCAGCTATCCCGAGTTCATGCCCTGGTGCGGCGGAACCGTCGTGCACCGGCACGACGAGCATGGAATGGAAGCATCCATCACCATCAGCATCGCGGGCATCAAGCAAACCTTCACCACCCGCAACGAGCACGATTATCCCGATCGGATCACATTTCATCTGGTCGACGGCCCGTTTTCGGCGCTGACCGGCAAGTGGGAATTCCAGGAGCTGGCGGCCGATGCCTGCAAGGTGGTCTATACCATGGAGTACGCCTTTTCCAGCCGCGCGCTCGAAGCGGTGGTGGGCCCCATCTTCAACCGGATAGCCACCAGCTTCATCGACTCGTTCACCCAGCGCGCCCAGGCGAAATATGGAGACTGA
- a CDS encoding RnfH family protein produces METEAIGVQVVYAEPGSAWQADLRLPARSTVEQALRASRFARLFPNYPYDSLKVGVYGQECALDRVLADGDRIEIYRPLVFDPMESRRRRALHRKAFMTKPKNRPRRRKARLAAALSGDE; encoded by the coding sequence ATGGAGACTGAGGCCATCGGCGTCCAGGTGGTGTATGCCGAGCCCGGCTCGGCATGGCAGGCCGACCTGCGCCTGCCGGCCCGGTCGACGGTGGAGCAGGCGCTGCGGGCCAGCCGCTTCGCCAGGCTTTTCCCGAACTATCCTTATGATTCGTTGAAGGTGGGTGTCTACGGCCAGGAATGCGCATTGGACCGTGTCCTGGCCGACGGCGACCGGATCGAAATCTACCGGCCCCTGGTGTTCGATCCCATGGAGTCCCGGCGCCGGCGCGCCCTGCACCGAAAGGCCTTCATGACCAAGCCGAAGAACCGGCCCAGGCGGCGCAAGGCCAGGCTGGCCGCGGCTTTGTCCGGCGATGAGTAA
- a CDS encoding acyl-CoA dehydrogenase family protein, which translates to MDFRLDDEQLAFAQAARDFAAGELEPNAARWDAESIFPREAFARAGELGFCAIYAPESIGGLGLPRLDATLVFEEMAACDPSTTAFLTIHNMATWMIGSWATEAVKQAWGPALAAGEKLASYCLTEPGAGSDAASLSTRAEKRGASYALNGAKAFISGAGDTDVLVVMARTGGAGAKGVSAFVVPADTPGISYGRKEDKMGWNSQSTRPITFDNVEVPAENLLGSEGEGFKFAMKGLDGGRINIATCSVGAAQGAYEAARRYMTERKQFGQTLAGFQALQFKLADMATHIVASRQMVRLAAAKLDDNDPQASSYCAMAKRLATDLCFQACLDAQQIHGGYGYLKDYPLERLVRDTRVHQILEGTNEIMRVIVARQLLEKGADIR; encoded by the coding sequence ATGGATTTTCGCCTTGACGACGAACAACTGGCATTCGCCCAGGCCGCGCGCGATTTCGCCGCCGGCGAACTTGAACCCAATGCGGCCCGCTGGGACGCGGAAAGCATTTTCCCGCGCGAGGCCTTCGCCCGTGCCGGCGAACTGGGCTTTTGCGCCATCTATGCACCCGAATCGATAGGCGGACTAGGCCTGCCGCGCCTGGACGCCACCCTGGTCTTCGAGGAAATGGCGGCCTGCGACCCGTCCACCACGGCCTTCCTGACCATACATAATATGGCCACGTGGATGATAGGGTCCTGGGCGACCGAAGCCGTCAAGCAGGCCTGGGGCCCCGCGCTCGCCGCGGGCGAGAAGCTGGCTTCGTATTGCCTGACCGAGCCGGGCGCCGGCTCGGACGCCGCCTCCTTGTCGACCCGCGCCGAGAAGCGCGGCGCCTCCTACGCGCTGAATGGTGCCAAGGCCTTCATCTCCGGCGCCGGCGACACCGATGTGCTGGTCGTCATGGCGCGGACCGGCGGGGCGGGGGCCAAGGGCGTTTCCGCTTTCGTGGTGCCCGCCGACACGCCGGGCATCAGCTATGGGCGCAAGGAAGACAAAATGGGCTGGAACAGCCAGTCCACCCGGCCCATCACCTTTGACAATGTGGAGGTCCCCGCCGAGAACCTGCTGGGCAGCGAGGGCGAAGGCTTCAAGTTCGCGATGAAGGGCCTGGACGGCGGCCGCATCAATATCGCCACCTGCTCGGTGGGCGCGGCGCAGGGGGCCTACGAGGCGGCCAGGCGCTATATGACCGAGCGCAAGCAGTTCGGCCAGACCCTGGCCGGCTTCCAGGCACTGCAGTTCAAGCTGGCCGACATGGCGACGCATATCGTGGCGTCGCGCCAGATGGTCAGGCTGGCGGCCGCCAAGCTCGATGACAACGACCCCCAGGCCTCTTCGTACTGCGCCATGGCCAAGCGGCTGGCCACCGACCTGTGTTTCCAGGCCTGCCTGGACGCACAGCAGATCCATGGCGGCTACGGCTATCTGAAGGACTATCCGCTGGAGCGCCTGGTGCGCGACACGCGCGTCCACCAGATTCTTGAAGGCACGAATGAAATCATGCGCGTCATCGTCGCGCGCCAGCTACTCGAAAAGGGAGCCGATATCCGATGA